A segment of the Deltaproteobacteria bacterium genome:
CTCCAGGTCACGTGCATTGCCGTGGATGGTAGCAATCGCCAACAGGGAAGTTATGGCGGTGGTGGCCGTATGGATTATCACCTCTTGTTTGACTCTGATCGCTGGCAAACCTTTGCTCAAGAAGCTGCGCGTCAGGCGATCCTGGGCCTCGAAGCAGTTCCAGCTCCAGCAGGCACGATGACGGTCGTACTCGGTCCAGGATGGCCAGGCATTCTGCTTCACGAAGCAATCGGCCATGGACTCGAAGGGGATTTTAATCGCAAGAAAGTGTCTGCTTTTAGTGACCTTCTCGGGAAAAAGGTTGCCTCCGAATTGTGTACGGTAGTGGACGACGGCACTCTTCCCAATCGCCGCGGATCACTCAATGTCGATGACGAAGGAACACCGACAAGCCGTACCGTCCTCATTGAGAAAGGAATTCTCAAGGGCTACCTCCAGGACAAACTCAACGCTCGGCTCATGAAGGTCCCACCAACTGGCAATGGACGACGTGAGAGTTTCGCCCATATCCCTATGCCACGCATGACCAACACGTTCATGTTAGGGGGAGATACTACTCCCGAGGAAATTCTCGCCTCAGTGCCGCGTGGTCTATATGCAGTCTCTTTCGGAGGCGGGCAAGTCGATATTACCAGCGGCAAGTTCGTGTTCTCTGCAAGTGAGGCGTATCTGATCGAGGACGGAAAAATTACTCGCCCAGTCAAAGGTGCAACACTCATCGGGAACGGCCCTGACGTGCTCACGCGTATTTCTATGGTCGGCAACGACCTGAAACTTGACGAAGGCATTGGCACCTGCGGCAAGGAGGGACAGTCCGTTCCCGTTGGAGTGGGACTGCCAACTATACGGGTTGATGGTCTCACTGTCGGTGGCACTCAAGCATAGGAGACCAGCATGAATATCGAAAATTTGGCTACAGAAATCCTCGAACTCGCACGCAAGCAAGGAGCTACGGCTGGTGATATTTTGATCGCCACCGGAGAGTCGTTCTCTACTGGCGTACGCCTCAAAGAAGTCGAAAAAGTACAGCAGTCCCAAGAAAAACGCATGGGGTTGCGTCTGTTTGTCAACCAACACAGCGCGATCACCTCAACCGCGGACTTCACTCGCGATACGCTATTTGCTTTAGTCGAGGAGACCATCGCACTGGCGAAAGCGACTGCGGCAGATGAGTTCTCAGGTTTACCGCCCGCCAATCTCTTGGCGAAGGACTTGCCAAATCTTGATTTGTACGACGCAGGAACTTCGCTCTCGCCAGAAGAGAAGATTGCCCTTGCCCGTGAAGCAGAAGCAGCAGCTATGAGTATCGACCCACGTATCATCAACTCAGAAGGGGCAGAGTTTTCCAGTGGTGATCACGAAGTGTTGTATGCCAATTCCTTGGGCTTCTCCGGA
Coding sequences within it:
- the tldD gene encoding metalloprotease TldD, translated to MLSPEQLFLTSRDLTSRHLEQTLNTALEKRADYADLYFEARTNEVVALEEGAVKKTSRALSQGVGVRVVAEDKTGYAHSDDITVDTLQIAARTARTIAHESGQTQVTPVTGIHRPQQDLYSLPTAPTAIPLSERIALLQRIDEAARRYDPRIVNVMASIAVEQKHVLILSSSGEMVADTQPLLRLQVTCIAVDGSNRQQGSYGGGGRMDYHLLFDSDRWQTFAQEAARQAILGLEAVPAPAGTMTVVLGPGWPGILLHEAIGHGLEGDFNRKKVSAFSDLLGKKVASELCTVVDDGTLPNRRGSLNVDDEGTPTSRTVLIEKGILKGYLQDKLNARLMKVPPTGNGRRESFAHIPMPRMTNTFMLGGDTTPEEILASVPRGLYAVSFGGGQVDITSGKFVFSASEAYLIEDGKITRPVKGATLIGNGPDVLTRISMVGNDLKLDEGIGTCGKEGQSVPVGVGLPTIRVDGLTVGGTQA